The Vigna unguiculata cultivar IT97K-499-35 chromosome 11, ASM411807v1, whole genome shotgun sequence genomic sequence atatatttgtattgaGATAAAGCTTATACTAAAAATAGATATATGAAGTTAATTAAGGAAAAGGATGCTCAGAAAAATGACACACGTGAAAAAGGAAATAGAGAACAACCATTGAGACACCAGAGGACGTGAAAGGTGGGTCAGCGACATCCATCCATATATATCCATGGTAACACTCTCGCAAAACACACTCACACTTCATCACCCACATCTCtatctctctatctctctcaaCACCACACACTCTCAACACACTTTCTCCCTACCATGGCCTCCCAACCCACCTGGGCCGAACTTCTGGGCCACAACGACTGGGCCAGCCTTCTCGACCCCCTCCACCCCTCCCTCCGCACCCTCATCCTCCGTTGCGGCGACTTCATCCAGGGCACCTACGACGCCTTCAACAACGACAAGAATTCGCCATTCTGCGGCTCCAGCCGCTACGGCAAGACCTCCTTCTTCCGAAAGGTCATGCTCGACGACGCCGACCACTACGACGTTACAGCGTTCCTCTACGCCACCGCCAGAGTCTCCGTTCCCGAGGCCTTCCTCCTCCACTCGCTCTCGCGCGAGGCCTGGGACCGCGAGTCCAACTGGATCGGTTACGTCGCCGTCACGTCGGACAGCCGCTCGAAGGAGCTCGGGCGGAGAGAGATCTACGTGGTGTGGCGCGGCACCACGAGAGACCTGGAGTGGATCAACGTCTTCGGCGCCAGCCAAGAGTCCGCTTCCGCACTGCTCAACGCGGAAAGCGTCAAAGAGTTGAAGGCAAGAAACAAGGACggtaatatatttcaaattttgtttaataatattttatgataaaatctTAGACTACAAAGTTAACCATAGTTAAATTCgaaattgaatttataaaacaGGAAGCAGCAGTAGTGACGAAGAAGATGATTCAGGGACACCAAAGGTGATGTTAGGTTGGCTCACAATCTATACCTCCGATGATCCAAACTCTCCTTTCACGAAAACCAGCGCGAGAACACAAGTTGTTTCTCACGTGAAATCCCTGTTAGAACAATACAAATCCGAGAATCCGAGTGTGTTGATCATGGGACACAGTCTGGGCGCATCCCTATCGATAGTGAGTGGGTTTGACTTGGTGGAAAACGGGGTAACGGATGTGCCGGTCACCGCAATCGTGTTTGGGTCTCCCCAGGTTGGAAACAGGGCGTTCAATAACCGGTTGAAGAGGATGGGGAACCTGAAGGTTCTGCACGTGACGAACGTGATCGATTTGATTCCGCACTACCCGGGAAGGTTGTTAGGGTACGAGCACACGGGCGTGGAGTTGGTGATCGACACGCGGAAGTCACCGAGCTTGAAGGAGTCGAAGAACCCAAGCGACTGGCACAATTTGCAGGCGATGCTGCACGTTGTGGCAGGGTGGAACGGAGCGCGTGGAGTGTTTGagttgaaagtgaagaggagtTTGGCTCTGGTGAATAAGTCGTGTTCGTTTCTGAAGGATGAGTGTGGCGTTCCTGAGTCTTGGTGGGTGGAGAAGAACAAGGGAATGGTGAAGAGGGAGGATGGCGAATGGGTTTCAAGTGCACCAGATGAGGAGGATGTGCCCGTACCTGAACAAATCTAAGCCACCCTATTATGGTAGGTTTTCATTTCTTAATCTTCCTTTCttgtttctatttctatttaaaGTAGGATaactaatttcatatttttttaatatattaatcatttttaacacataattattattaccgTTAAAATTAAAACTGAATTTAGGTGCAGAACTTAACACGAACCACGGCTAATTATCATTCCATCACAaactatcataaattttattgtttattatttaaaaactatagaTAAAATCTGGtcattctcttctctctctgaTTTTCTTACTCAATAATAGAGTGTCTACAGTTTAAAGGAAAGTCAAGCCAACctctttagaaaaaataattatagttgacACATGAAAATAGGATTACAATTATTGATGTCAAACCAACTCATTTTACTTAAAAGAGTGTAATACAAGCTCAAACATTATGACTCAAATATTATGATTTGATTCTAACTCGGTTCACTTGATCTTAATCACAGAAGAATTGATATCATATACAACAATCTTTTCCTTAACAATTGTCCTACTAAGAATCTACTGTAACTTGAGCTATCTTATCTGCGCTACAGAACAATTATACAACCCGATAATTCGATCTAATACTCACGTAGGACAAAATGGAACAATTTTCTCATCATTTTGACgctaaaagtttaattaattaatttgtaggGATCAAATTCCTTGTTAAAAAGGAAGCGCAAAAGTTAGAAAAGTAAAAAGGTGGTATAATTCCTTGTAAATAAGCCTTGTCATTTaaccaataaatttatttgccTTACTTTCTTCCtcttacatatttttctttcactttttcaaTCCTTAACTTAGATATGCCTCCATCGTTTCTTCATGGTCCTTACGTTGGTCtgtaaatatgaattttaaggGTTTATATCCTTGAGCAAAGAAAAATTTTGCACGAAACCTCAAGGTATATTTCAAAGGAGAAGCTTAATacctttaaaaatttataagtcGTTAGTAGAATCAAGGTAGAAAAAGATATAATTCTAAAAGTTCTTATAGATTAGGAGGGacttttctatttcttaatgATACCCCATTTATAAGACGAGAATTAtgtcttttcaaaagaaatcttaaatataatgaatattGTTGTTCCATGCTACTACATCCTAACTACTGAACCATTCTCCAAGCTTTCTATATTTATTCACACACTTTGACACAATATTGACCTcaaatgtttttctcttttttgtaaTAAGATATCCAAGAGAATCTCTTAGGTCTTAGTTGTCAAACCAAAATGATTTGGTCATTGATTATCTAATCAAAACCAACTTGTTTCAACAGTGTAATCTTCACCAACTAGAACAATCTTCTTGACAACATACCCAAATAACATGAACAGTGTTGACGATCGACATACCCAATAACCTTAGACACTTATAAATAGAAATCTCGTACAAGACTAATTAATGTTCTTACATAGAATTATAACATTAACTACATGAGCTTTTACTTCAAAAAGGCAAATACTACATTATATCgtcttataaattaaagaaaaaaaaagtgcatACCATCTTTGTAAATTCCTCCCAGTATAAATTATTAAAGGAATGTTTATAGTTATTTTACTTTGTAATCTTAAATAACATCTTTGTTA encodes the following:
- the LOC114169563 gene encoding phospholipase A1-IIdelta; protein product: MASQPTWAELLGHNDWASLLDPLHPSLRTLILRCGDFIQGTYDAFNNDKNSPFCGSSRYGKTSFFRKVMLDDADHYDVTAFLYATARVSVPEAFLLHSLSREAWDRESNWIGYVAVTSDSRSKELGRREIYVVWRGTTRDLEWINVFGASQESASALLNAESVKELKARNKDGSSSSDEEDDSGTPKVMLGWLTIYTSDDPNSPFTKTSARTQVVSHVKSLLEQYKSENPSVLIMGHSLGASLSIVSGFDLVENGVTDVPVTAIVFGSPQVGNRAFNNRLKRMGNLKVLHVTNVIDLIPHYPGRLLGYEHTGVELVIDTRKSPSLKESKNPSDWHNLQAMLHVVAGWNGARGVFELKVKRSLALVNKSCSFLKDECGVPESWWVEKNKGMVKREDGEWVSSAPDEEDVPVPEQI